A genome region from Nicotiana tabacum cultivar K326 chromosome 13, ASM71507v2, whole genome shotgun sequence includes the following:
- the LOC107828230 gene encoding two-component response regulator ARR17 yields the protein MERFASSASSLSISRGIIASDEPHVLAVDDNLVDRKLVEKLLKKSSCKVTTAEDGLRALEYLGLGAHHDSSTNCNGSKVNMIITDYCMPGMTGYELLKKIKESSIMKDVPVVIMSSENIPTRINQCMEEGAQIFMLKPLKHSDVERLRCQIMQC from the exons ATGGAGAGGTTTGCTTCTTCTGCTTCATCGTTATCAATTTCAAGAGGAATAATTGCAAGTGATGAACCCCATGTGCTAGCTGTGGATGACAATCTTGTTGATCGTAAACTTGTCGAGAAGTTACTCAAGAAATCCTCTTGCAAAG TAACTACTGCAGAAGATGGTCTGAGGGCTTTGGAGTACTTGGGTTTGGGAGCACATCATGACAGCTCTACAAATTGCAAT GGTTCGAAAGTTAATATGATAATAACAGATTATTGCATGCCAGGAATGACAGGTTATGAACTGCTTAAGAAAATCAAG GAATCATCGATCATGAAGGATGTGCCGGTTGTGATAATGTCATCCGAGAATATCCCAACTCGAATTAATCA ATGCATGGAAGAAGGAGCTCAGATTTTCATGCTGAAGCCTCTGAAGCACTCCGATGTCGAAAGGCTGAGATGTCAAATAATGCAATGCTGA